The following are encoded in a window of Candidatus Margulisiibacteriota bacterium genomic DNA:
- the purH gene encoding bifunctional phosphoribosylaminoimidazolecarboxamide formyltransferase/IMP cyclohydrolase, giving the protein MKKKTSKEKKPTTKNKKYALISVYDKAGLAGFAKELKGLGFEIISSGGTAKFLKKSGFKVTEVAKITKYPQMLDGRVKTLHPLIHGGILADRRNKAHLKELKKFKITPFEIVVCNLYPFEEVTARKSFTHDEAIENIDIGGPAMVRAAAKNHQNVAVVVDPGDYVEIIKELKAAGSVPLATRERLAFKAFKHTAQYDTLISRYFSARLEGQEEFPVEIDIMLEKIQGLRYGENPHQKAAFYRERGAQGEGRITEAKQLHGKELSFNNIVDMDAAWNCTNYFADPAITIVKHNNPCGVAKGETLVEAYQRALACDPVSAFGGIIAANRRVDEVTAKEVAALFVEVIIAPSYTPKALDILKTKPNLRIMEMGEKSINKPFKGLDYKRVSGGLLVQEPDLAQLGINEIKVVTKREPTMAEMEDLFFAWGVAKYVKSNTIVYVKDGKTVGIGAGQMSRIDAAEIGVKKSGGKVKDSVLASDAFFPFSDVVELAAKEGITAIIQPGGSKRDQESIDKANEAGIAMVFTGRRHFRH; this is encoded by the coding sequence ATGAAAAAGAAGACTAGCAAGGAAAAAAAACCGACGACGAAAAACAAAAAATACGCCCTGATCTCCGTTTACGATAAGGCCGGGCTGGCCGGTTTCGCTAAAGAACTGAAAGGACTCGGTTTTGAGATCATCTCGTCCGGCGGGACGGCTAAATTCCTCAAGAAATCCGGTTTTAAGGTGACCGAGGTTGCCAAGATCACCAAATATCCGCAGATGCTCGACGGCCGGGTCAAGACCTTGCATCCGCTGATCCACGGCGGCATTTTGGCCGACCGGCGCAACAAAGCCCATCTAAAAGAGCTAAAAAAATTCAAGATCACCCCGTTCGAGATTGTTGTCTGCAACCTTTATCCGTTCGAAGAAGTGACCGCCAGGAAAAGCTTTACCCACGACGAAGCGATCGAGAATATCGACATTGGCGGCCCGGCCATGGTCCGGGCCGCGGCCAAGAACCACCAAAACGTGGCGGTGGTCGTTGACCCGGGTGATTATGTTGAGATCATTAAAGAGCTAAAAGCGGCGGGGTCGGTCCCGCTGGCCACCCGCGAGCGCCTGGCCTTCAAGGCGTTCAAGCATACCGCCCAATACGACACCCTGATCTCCCGGTACTTCTCGGCCCGGCTCGAGGGACAGGAGGAATTCCCGGTCGAGATAGACATTATGCTGGAGAAGATCCAGGGTCTGCGTTACGGGGAGAACCCGCATCAGAAAGCGGCTTTCTATCGGGAACGGGGAGCGCAGGGTGAGGGGCGCATCACCGAAGCCAAACAGCTCCACGGCAAGGAACTATCGTTCAACAACATCGTTGACATGGACGCCGCCTGGAACTGTACTAACTATTTCGCCGATCCGGCCATAACCATCGTTAAGCATAATAATCCGTGCGGCGTGGCCAAAGGGGAGACACTGGTCGAAGCTTACCAGCGTGCCCTGGCCTGCGACCCGGTTTCCGCCTTCGGCGGGATCATCGCCGCCAACCGGCGGGTCGATGAAGTGACGGCTAAGGAGGTCGCCGCGCTTTTTGTCGAAGTGATCATCGCCCCTTCCTATACGCCCAAGGCGCTGGATATCCTGAAAACAAAACCGAACCTCCGCATCATGGAGATGGGTGAGAAGTCGATCAATAAGCCTTTTAAGGGGTTGGATTACAAGCGGGTCAGCGGCGGGTTGCTCGTTCAGGAACCAGACCTAGCCCAGCTCGGCATTAACGAGATCAAAGTGGTGACGAAACGCGAACCGACCATGGCGGAGATGGAAGATCTCTTCTTTGCCTGGGGGGTTGCCAAGTATGTCAAATCAAACACCATTGTTTACGTCAAGGATGGAAAGACCGTCGGTATCGGCGCCGGCCAGATGAGCCGGATCGACGCGGCCGAGATCGGCGTCAAGAAATCAGGCGGCAAGGTCAAAGATTCGGTTCTGGCCTCAGACGCTTTCTTTCCGTTCAGTGATGTTGTAGAATTGGCGGCGAAAGAGGGGATCACGGCGATCATCCAGCCGGGCGGCAGTAAGCGCGACCAGGAGTCGATCGACAAAGCGAACGAAGCGGGGATCGCGATGGTCTTTACCGGACGAAGGCATTTTAGGCACTAA
- the purN gene encoding phosphoribosylglycinamide formyltransferase has protein sequence MIKLAVLISGRGSNLQAIIDACAGGKIPATVAVVISNDPAAPGLERAKKHNIPTVVIDNRNFQDKHTYELEIVKVLQAHKVDLVCLAGYMRIVGQVLLDHFRGKIVNIHPSLLPSFPGLHAQKQALEHGVTVTGCTVHFVDEGCDTGPIIIQSAVPVKEDDTEETLSARILEQEHHIYPLAIEFIAKDKLKIEGRRVKLKQM, from the coding sequence TTGATCAAGCTGGCTGTTTTGATCTCCGGCCGCGGGTCCAATCTGCAGGCGATCATTGACGCCTGCGCGGGGGGGAAGATACCGGCCACGGTAGCGGTCGTGATCTCGAATGATCCCGCGGCTCCGGGCTTGGAACGGGCGAAGAAACACAATATTCCGACAGTGGTCATCGATAACCGTAATTTCCAGGATAAGCATACTTATGAGCTGGAGATCGTTAAGGTCTTGCAGGCGCACAAAGTTGACCTGGTTTGCTTGGCCGGTTATATGCGGATCGTCGGCCAGGTCTTGCTGGACCATTTCCGCGGGAAGATCGTCAACATCCACCCGTCGCTTTTGCCGTCGTTTCCCGGTCTCCATGCCCAAAAGCAGGCCCTGGAACATGGCGTGACGGTCACCGGCTGTACTGTCCACTTTGTCGATGAAGGGTGCGATACCGGCCCGATCATCATCCAGTCGGCGGTCCCGGTCAAGGAAGATGATACCGAAGAAACATTGTCGGCCAGGATACTGGAACAGGAGCATCACATTTACCCGTTGGCGATCGAATTTATTGCTAAAGACAAGTTGAAAATAGAAGGCCGGAGAGTAAAATTAAAGCAGATGTAG